A section of the Candidatus Omnitrophota bacterium genome encodes:
- a CDS encoding GuaB3 family IMP dehydrogenase-related protein — translation MGMWVGIGRKARRSYGFDEIALVPGELTINPNDVDTSCNIGGIKFQVPIMASSMDGVVDVDFAVAMGKLGGVAVLHLEGVSTRYEEPEKAIEKIITCDAKRSTKVIQNVYAEPIKKKLITKRIKEIKAAGVPAVVSCNPQVAGEFGPIARDAGADIFVIQSTVISVKHESSEYEPLDLYKFCDEMKIPVLLGNCVDYDVALALMETGCQGIFVGIGPGTACTSRGVLGIGVPQITATCDCAAARDFYYKKTGRYVPVITDGGMATGGDVCKAFASGADAVMLGNAFARAKEAPGKGYHWGMAMPHPSLPRGTRIQVGTAGTLEEILYGPARLDDGTQNLVGALATSMGNLGAHNISEMQLVNMIIAPSIQTEGKVYQTAQSVGMRK, via the coding sequence ATGGGAATGTGGGTCGGGATAGGGCGTAAGGCTAGGCGCAGTTACGGTTTTGATGAAATAGCATTGGTGCCGGGCGAGCTTACCATAAACCCTAATGACGTGGACACTTCCTGCAATATAGGAGGCATCAAGTTCCAGGTTCCCATCATGGCTTCCTCGATGGACGGGGTAGTTGACGTGGATTTCGCCGTGGCCATGGGCAAGCTCGGCGGAGTCGCTGTTCTTCACCTTGAAGGGGTTTCCACCCGTTACGAGGAACCGGAAAAAGCCATTGAGAAGATAATCACCTGTGACGCGAAAAGATCCACGAAGGTCATACAGAACGTCTACGCCGAACCCATCAAGAAAAAGCTCATAACCAAGCGGATAAAAGAGATAAAGGCCGCCGGAGTGCCGGCTGTCGTAAGCTGTAATCCGCAGGTTGCCGGTGAGTTCGGGCCCATAGCAAGGGACGCCGGAGCGGATATATTCGTTATCCAGTCGACGGTGATAAGCGTCAAGCACGAATCGAGCGAGTACGAACCCCTGGACCTTTATAAGTTCTGTGACGAAATGAAGATACCGGTCCTTCTGGGTAACTGCGTGGATTATGACGTCGCCCTTGCCCTTATGGAAACGGGCTGCCAGGGTATCTTCGTGGGCATAGGTCCCGGCACGGCATGTACATCCCGGGGCGTTCTCGGGATAGGGGTGCCTCAGATCACAGCTACATGTGATTGCGCGGCTGCGAGAGATTTCTATTACAAGAAGACCGGCAGATACGTTCCCGTTATCACTGACGGCGGAATGGCTACCGGTGGGGATGTATGTAAGGCCTTTGCTTCCGGGGCGGACGCGGTCATGCTCGGTAACGCTTTTGCCAGAGCCAAGGAGGCGCCCGGTAAGGGATATCACTGGGGTATGGCCATGCCGCATCCTTCGCTTCCCAGAGGAACACGCATACAGGTCGGCACGGCCGGCACACTTGAAGAGATACTCTACGGCCCCGCCAGGCTCGATGACGGCACCCAGAACCTGGTAGGCGCTCTTGCGACGAGCATGGGCAACCTCGGGGCACATAACATAAGCGAAATGCAGCTGGTGAACATGATCATAGCCCCTTCCATACAGACCGAAGGGAAGGTTTATCAGACCGCCCAGAGCGTTGGTATGAGAAAATAA